A region of Athene noctua chromosome 10, bAthNoc1.hap1.1, whole genome shotgun sequence DNA encodes the following proteins:
- the BSN gene encoding protein bassoon isoform X2, which yields MQRALGMDMTTAPRSKSQQQLHSPSPSPSHSPAKHPPAPGADKSPPAPRTLPSEPPKPHPATPQKEPHSQGQPKPQEAARSSPQHQQAKPSPSEQRKTTGDAGAKPAAPAPGAGAQEQPQEGLTGKLFGFGASLLTQASTLMSVQPEAPTPSQPSPGKVPPKIVFSDASKEAGPKAPGAQGRAGAAPGVKPGKPEQGVKPKEVPKARVLCPLCKAEINVGSSEPPNYNTCTTCQQQVCNMCGFNPTPHLVEKNEWLCLNCQTQRLLEGSLGDPAPMPLPAPKQPPTGSPRHQPPAAGQQQRAPVPAPTEPAAPPEQQPSPARSLRAAEQSRTPSPAPAEKKPPAPAEEKPLPKAVPEPSRAPESAMPKGKSTTPKPEVESKESRAPPEAPRAKEQEDGSKPYPPDLSRSPQSLSDTGYSSDGISSSQSEITGLVQQEEEKLSGTGLAGQSPPSPSELTKLESSMRPLLEGRGAPPEPTEQGKSCPEPREEQRQRQRPRYLSITPEAFDSDEELEDILEEDEDSMEWENQRERRESAESSDEFGSKLRHDYVEDSSEGGFSPVPPRPKGREAEMSDEEFMRRQILEMSAEEDNLEEEEEGYRRAKCSVPKAGQKAEVEKGKEPASAKRRLPHSSSSLYKEERQELEAVEGDDLSTAQGGLRRFKTIELNSTTGYGREMEMGQEADTSLDREPELEMESLTGSPEERSRGEYSSTLPATTPSYTSGTSPTSISSLEEDSDSSPSRRQRLEEVKQQRKARHRSHGPLLPTIEDSSEEEELREEEELLREQEKMREVEQQRIRSTARKTKRDKEELRAQRRRERSKTPPSNLSPIEDASPTEELRQAAEMEELHRSSCSEYSPSIDSEAESFDAVASKLYKSGSEYNLPTFMSLYSPTEKGESSPSQPASKPLKSAEEAYEEMMRKAEMMQKQQVQQAQPAVSYSGAYQQVGYRGTEGQNGFEYQYAEEYRYDGGPARPSQPSYPSALPKAGAVYEEILQTSQSISRMHQSSSFDLALEQGEKVKGQEETYQEKHFLNAESAYADLMKQNGGPLTPGTSPTQLSAPVSFATSDSSTGKPIPDVRVTQHFAKEGQDIAKLQSAPVAPSPVSKAATTPYTYGKGASTVTTAAGSPGSALRSYSSPAPEAPSIASRSYSPVKSTISYGSQTEDTGRSKAAVEISVQTAREKLPAVSDSKPPPPKMYPFFKSSSPPLSPTSPTQSPTRTTKATAEFSTQTQSPILPYEGPTATSAGPVASSLVAQGTQTPHRAGSPRLARQPSQDSPFMLITLAADAASQTKPASSGSSTSPTSSPTRPSRQLPAHGYSQAPEPEQPQGAYIRAQPVKEHAQKAPAVTSAADSIAGLYGWGALPAENISLCRISSVPGTSRVEPGPKVPSTNAVDLRTALKSAPIIITDQGMDLTSLATEARKYCLTLDHIPSRQSTAIQPLIINLNAQEQPHAIIAAASTAGLAIASPMLLSQPKQPVVYGDPFQSRVDFGQGSGSPVCLAQVKQMEQGVQTAAVRASGVASGKPEPAAAPQTKFARYGMPGQIVKKDVLITQTGGAQNVGSLPQPFPPEPGSELYRAVPVELKSQSPLLALGGKKSQVMMVQMEEAVAGPVTKVLKEEPPANVLDLTGVKPESQVACCDVVYKFPFGSSCTGAFNPTSKMPEKKAGEVGAPGRKASGPLYGNREPELPETFPYREQPAPAPALYEEQKFYPSGAFGRLYSSMSDTNLSEIGMNYYPMKGDQPFPSPAGDAAVDLSTMKHSYSVGFAEGGYLGQGLQYGSFSDLRQPAEMLGHPLPMRRYSSASNIYSDYRFSPRGDLASFQESSLAHYSATTAREISRMCAALNSMDQYGGRHANGPDLLPYGPSAAPGGAGGLASQQQGPAPPKPGGMYNPTFPEARQGFGSLAQYNVPSVRLGAVRQMFPSTATVRAADGMIYSTINTPIASTLPITTQPASVLRPMLRGLYRPYGPGGVAAVPLASLARLPVVTPRVPLAAQGLYRYPAPSRPAPAASLIETPVYLGKPVSTAPVAAGAGPASKAPTAPTGGLQRAEPTGAAPRAEGPTAPATGKEPGQAATVPKPPLDGAQREEREREEERQRKQQEHVLQLERERVELEKLRQLRLQEELERERAELQRHREKEQLLVQRELQELQCIKQQVLQQQQEERHAQLALQREQLAQQRLQLEHIHQLQHQLQQQLEEQKRQKSVFPAPAEPPARPPEGPAEAPRGLPHNGQAWPPPSQVPPEGPAGPRYPLPQRPLSSSASDMSLQAEEPWEPGRGIKKRNSMPRLRDTYEKEVAREAFTVRKTADSSVQTDEEDGEERYLLSRRRRARRSTDCSVQTDEEDSGEWEQPVRRRRSRTSRHAEAGAEGKPEGMARGTASVGIQTISDCSVQTEPDQLLRVSPSIHITTHDPRVEIVKYISAPEKTQRGESLACQTEPEPAPQPGVVVPQLTVPTTIPPYSTNIQMVSTGPLDPHAVRQQTLGKFEKKKPDPLEIGYQSHLPAESLSQLVTRQPPRSPQVLYSPVSPLSPHRLLESSFATSERLNKAHVPPQKHFTTDSAQRQQTLPRPIKTMQRSLSDPKPISPTAEEAGKDRFSLYQHPLLPGAQVGGLQSSPLARKVKRTLPSPPPEEPHVPLASPATPQLYLSSLAPKATAPVTKASLLKELDRDLRLVEHEATKLRKKQAELDEEEKEIDAKLKYLELGITQRKESLLKERGSGRDHPYLRCAGDRRDYLSDSELHSLRLAAYDSASLRPAPARQYPDFAATAASYGAYPYPTPQGPAAFPPARLQPPQYPAASTSQDDLPAAPLPAFASPGTFQAPGAPYPELGTPSQPGFRPQNPYQAPSAFAGVATMPAAQPALFQSPADIAGGHQKPRQTSLADLEQKIPTNYEVIGVATSSSAVPDVTFSTVPASGGYEQYKAPEARPAERVSVAQGPSASFSSESLYTSLEQNIPRNYVMIEDISELTKDSPAVEGPKAELVGTGTDSRHSREKSDLGDTEGSNRPCCYTKAEEESEEDVYDHHGPDHRGKNSYHRGMESNGRVSGSSSGSSYYYGDSEYRHSSRVDKHSSGMALPKHSSKNLAPAVVSSKRSKHRKQGMEQKISKFSPIEEAKDVESDLASYAATTSVGSSNVASRAKKLQEEITYGLKKNVYEQQKYYGVSSRDLVDEEERVYSGSSRTRSSGYGVEKPSGREAGSRSKSYEREGVERSQKGGSKPSSLSMSQSRGRAPIRTQPSEEESPVSPLGKAVGGSRAAGGPGPQSAGDPCSQFCSSHSLPDVQKHIKDVPRSHSYKHEEGYGMDDAHCVVSDSEAYHLGQEETDWFDKPREARAERVRHYGGHSSSQKRPPVKHTYHDYDEPPDEDPWQHDDYPQHREHRHHGEYGRHAGTSRHAGDEPPRRSAKQHPREPGRHEPRGHGPPAAPKKAQQPEARAPVPYSPGSAEYAPPSRPAAHHHGAETPKVQKPPQPHGSATPAPKPEPLAHPQQPSARQQQAGQQAARQQPAARQAAQPAGSAQPETRGRTQGPPSSRPPQQQQLGPAQAAGKAPATLHAQPGGHPAPAPKAEQTDTSKPAAKVPQQPGRVPAAQPLGAADSKAGPRAAGLRGPTSMATGQPGGEGESVFSKILPGGAAEQAGKLTEAVSAFGKKFTSFW from the exons AAGAACGAATGGCTGTGCTTGAACTGCCAAACTCAGCGGCTGCTCGAAGGCAGCCTCGGCGACCCTGCCCCGATGCCACTGCCTGCCCCAAAGCAACCGCCCACCGGCTCCCCGCGGCACCAGCCACCAGCCGCTGGCCAGCAGCAGAGAGCACCCGTGCCGGCACCCACCGAGCCGGCAGCACCCCCTGAGCAGCAGCCCTCCCCCGCGAGGAGCCTCCGGGCTGCCGAGCAGAGCAGGACCCCGAGCCCTGCCCCAGCCGAGAAGAAGCCCCCAGCTCCAGCAGAGGAAAAGCCGCTGCCCAAAGCTGTCCCAGAGCCTTCCAGAGCTCCTGAGAGTGCCATGCCGAAGGGGAAGAGCACAACCCCCAAACCAGAGGTGGAGAGCAAGGAGAGCCGGGCACCCCCCGAGGCGCCGCGGGCAAAGGAGCAGGAG GATGGGAGCAAGCCTTACCCCCCGGACCTGTCCCGCAGCCCCCAGAGCCTCAGCGACACCGGCTACTCCTCTGACGGCATCTCCAGCTCGCAGAGCGAGATCACCGGCCTggtgcagcaggaggaggagaagctgagCGGCACCGGGCTGGctgggcagagcccccccagcccctctgagcTCACCAAGCTGGAGAGCAGCATGCGGCCCCTCCTGGAAGGCCGGGGTGCCCCGCCGGAGCCCACCGAGCAGGGCAAGAGCTGCCCGGAGCCGCGGGAGgagcagcggcagcggcagcggccaCGGTACCTCTCCATCACCCCTGAAGCCTTTGACTCGGATGAGGAGCTGGAGGACatcctggaggaggatgaggactCAATGGAGTGGGAGAACCAGCGGGAGAGGCGGGAGAGCGCAGAGTCCTCGGATGAGTTTGGCAGCAAGCTGCGGCACGACTACGTGGAAGACAGCAGCGAGGGGGGCTTctccccggtgcccccccggcCAAAGGGCCGAGAGGCAGAGATGAGCGACGAGGAGTTCATGCGGAGGCAGATCCTGGAGATGAGTGCGGAGGAGGAcaacctggaggaggaggaggagggctacAGACGTGCCAAGTGCAGCGTCCCCAAAGCCGGGCAGAAGGCCGAGGTGGAGAAGGGCAAAGAGCCGGCATCGGCTAAGCGGCGCCTGCCACACAGCTCCAGCAGCCTGTAcaaggaggagaggcaggagctggaggcGGTGGAGGGCGATGACTTGAGCACGGCCCAGGGTGGGCTGCGGCGCTTCAAGACCATCGAGCTGAACAGCACGACTGGCTACGGGCGGGAGATGGAGATGGGCCAGGAGGCAGACACCAGCCTGGACCGGGAGCCTGAGCTGGAGATGGAGAGCCTGACAGGCTCTCCCGAGGAGCGCTCCCGTGGTGAGTACTCCTCCACCCTGCCGGCCACAACACCCAGCTACACCTCGGGCACCTCACCCACCTCCATCTCCTCCCTGGAGGAGGACAGCGACAGCAGCCCCAGCCGCCGGCAGCGTCTAGAGGAggtgaagcagcagagaaaggctCGCCACCGCTCACATGGCCCTTTGCTGCCCACCATCGAGGACTCatctgaggaggaggagctgcgggaggaagaggagctgctgaGGGAGCAGGAGAAGATGCGGGAGGTGGAGCAGCAGCGCATCCGGAGCACTGCGCGCAAGACTAAGCGTGACAAGGAGGAGCTGAGGGCTCAGCGGAGGAGGGAGCGCTCCAAAACCCCCCCCAGCAACCTCTCCCCCATCGAAGACGCCTCCCCCACTGAGGAGCTGCGGCAGGCAGCAGAGATGGAGGAGCTGCACCGCTCCTCCTGCTCCGAGTACTCACCCTCCATCGACTCAGAGGCTGAGAGCTTTGACGCCGTGGCCTCCAAGCTCTACAAGTCGGGCAGCGAGTACAACCTGCCCACTTTCATGTCGCTGTACTCCCCGACGGAGAAGGGGGagagcagccccagccagccTGCCAGCAAGCCCCTCAAGAGCGCTGAAGAAGCCTATGAGGAGATGATGAGGAAGGCAGAGATGATGCAGAAGCAGCAGGTCCAGCAGGCCCAGCCGGCTGTTTCCTACAGCGGCGCCTACCAGCAGGTTGGCTACCGCGGCACCGAGGGCCAGAACGGATTCGAGTACCAGTATGCCGAGGAGTACCGGTATGACGGTGGCCCTGCACGCCCTTCCCAGCCCAGCTATCCCAGTGCCCTGCCGAAGGCGGGGGCCGTGTATGAGGAGATCCTGCAGACCTCACAGAGCATCTCCAGGATGCACCAGTCCTCCTCCTTCGACCTGGCCCTTGAGCAGGGAGAGAAGGTgaaggggcaggaggagacatACCAGGAGAAGCACTTCCTCAATGCTGAGAGCGCCTATGCCGACCTGATGAAGCAGAATGGTGGCCCGCTCACCCCTGGCACCAGCCCCACACAGCTCTCCGCTCCCGTCTCCTTTGCCACCTCCGACAGCAGCACAGGCAAGCCCATTCCTGACGTCCGGGTCACCCAGCATTTTGCAAAAGAGGGGCAAGACATAGCCAAGCTCCAGAGCGCCCCAGTAGCACCCAGCCCGGTGTCCAAGGCTGCCACCACTCCTTACACCTATGGCAAAGGTGCCAGCACAGTGACGACAGCAGCGGGCAGCCCTGGGAGTGCACTGCGGAGCTACAGCTCCCCAGCTCCAGAGGCCCCATCCATAGCCAGCAGAAGCTACAGTCCGGTGAAGAGCACCATCAGCTACGGCTCACAGACAGAGGACACTGGCAGAAGCAAGGCAGCAGTGGAAATCAGCGTGCAGACTGCCAGGGAGAAGCTCCCGGCCGTGAGCGACAGCAAGCCCCCGCCGCCCAAGATGTACCCCTTCTTTAAGAGCTCCAGCCCTCCGCTCTCACCCACCTCCCCCACGCAGAGTCCCACCCGCACCACAAAGGCCACGGCAGAGTTTTCCACGCAGACACAGAGCCCCATCCTCCCCTATGAGGGTCCCACTGCCACCTctgctggccccgtcgcctcttCTCTGGTGGCACAGGGGACACAGACGCCACACCGGGCGGGCTCACCACGCCTGGCCCGGCAGCCCTCACAGGATTCCCCCTTCATGCTGATCACGCTGGCAGCCGACGCAGCCAGCCAAACCAAGCCAGCCAGCTCCGGCTCCTCGACATCCCCCACCTCATCTCCCACCAGGCCGAGCCGGCAGCTGCCGGCACATGGCTACAGCCAGGCACCGGAGCCAGAGCAGCCACAAGGTGCCTACATCAGGGCACAGCCAGTGAAGGAGCACGCCCAGAAGGCACCCGCCGTGACTTCAGCCGCTGACAGCATTGCAGGACTGTATGGCTGGGGAGCACTCCCTGCAGAAAACATCTCCCTCTGCCGTATCTCCTCCGTCCCTGGCACATCCCGGGTGGAGCCAGGGCCCAAGGTGCCGAGCACTAACGCCGTGGACTTACGGACTGCGCTGAAGTCTGCCCCCATCATCATAACGGACCAAGGCATGGATCTCACCTCTTTGGCCACTGAGGCCAGGAAGTACTGCCTGACCTTGGACCACATCCCGAGCCGGCAGTCCACAGCCATCCAGCCCTTGATCATCAACCTCAatgcccaggagcagccccacgCCATCATCgcagcagccagcactgctggcctGGCCATTGCCTCCCCCATGCTGCTCTCACAGCCCAAGCAGCCCGTGGTCTACGGAGACCCTTTCCAGAGCCGGGTGGACTTCGGGCAGGGGAGCGGGAGCCCGGTGTGCTTGGCGCAGGTGAAGCAGATGGAGCAGGGTGTCCAGACAGCCGCTGTCAGAGCCAGCGGGGTGGCCAGCGGCAAGCCCGAGCCCGCCGCAGCCCCTCAGACCAAGTTTGCAAGGTATGGCATGCCAGGCCAGATTGTGAAGAAGGACGTGCTCATCACACAGACTGGTGGGGCACAGAACGTCGGCAgcctcccacagcccttcccgcCAGAGCCGGGCTCAGAGCTGTACCGTGCAGTGCCAGTGGAGCTGAAGAGCCAGAGCCCTCTCCTTGCCCTGGGTGGCAAGAAGTCCCAGGTGATGATGGTGCAGATGGAGGAGGCGGTGGCTGGCCCAGTGACCAAAGTACTGAAGGAGGAGCCGCCGGCCAATGTGCTGGACCTCACGGGCGTGAAGCCGGAGAGCCAAGTGGCCTGCTGCGACGTGGTCTACAAGTTCCCCTTCGGCAGCAGCTGCACCGGTGCTTTCAATCCCACCTCCAAGATGCCGGAGAAGAAAGCCGGGGAGGTGGGGGCACCTGGACGGAAAGCCAGTGGACCCCTCTATGGCAACAGAGAGCCAGAGCTGCCGGAGACCTTTCCCTACCgggagcagccagccccagcGCCTGCGCTCTACGAGGAGCAGAAGTTTTACCCCTCCGGCGCCTTTGGCCGCCTCTACTCCTCAATGTCAGACACGAACCTCTCTGAAATCGGGATGAACTACTACCCCATGAAGGGGGAtcagcccttcccctccccggcAGGCGACGCCGCCGTGGACCTCAGCACCATGAAGCACTCCTACAGCGTGGGCTTTGCCGAGGGTGGTTACCTGGGCCAGGGGCTGCAGTACGGCTCCTTCTCTGACCTCCGCCAGCCAGCAGAGATGCTGGGCCACCCGCTCCCCATGCGGAGGTACAGCTCGGCCTCCAATATCTATTCCGACTACCGCTTCTCGCCCCGGGGGGACCTGGCCAGCTTCCAGGAGTCCAGCCTGGCCCACTACAGTGCCACCACGGCGCGAGAGATCAGCCGCATGTGCGCCGCCCTCAACTCCATGGACCAGTATGGTGGCCGGCACGCCAACGGCCCCGACCTGCTGCCTTACGGCCCCAGCGCAGCAccagggggtgcgggggggctggCGAGTCAGCAGCAAGGCCCCGCACCCCCTAAACCTGGTGGGATGTACAACCCCACCTTCCCTGAGGCACGGCAGGGCTTCGGCAGCCTGGCGCAGTACAACGTCCCCAGTGTCCGCCTGGGCGCCGTCCGGCAGATGTTCCCTTCCACCGCCACTGTGCGGGCCGCCGACGGCATGATCTACTCCACCATCAACACGCCCATCGCCTCCACGCTGCCCATCACCACCCAGCCAGCCTCGGTGCTGCGGCCCATGCTGCGCGGGCTCTACAGACCCTATGGCCCGGGCGGCGTGGCAGCAGTCCCGCTGGCCAGCCTGGCCAGGCTGCCAGTCGTCACCCCCCGTGTCCCACTGGCAGCGCAGGGCCTCTACCGCTACCCAGCTCCCAGCCGGCCAGCCCCAGCGGCCTCGCTGATAGAGACACCCGTTTACCTGGGCAAGCCTGTCAGCACAGCACCAGTGGCAGCAGGTGCTGGTCCCGCTTCCAAAGCCCCCACCGCCCCCACTGGTGGCTTGCAGAGAGCGGAACCGACGGGGGCTGCTCCCCGTGCCGAGGGGCCGACAGCACCGGCGACGGGCAAGGAGCCCGGGCAGGCGGCCACGGTGCCCAAGCCGCCGCTGGACGGGGCTCAGCgggaggagcgggagcgggaggaggagcGGCAGCGCAAGCAGCAGGAGCACGTGCTGCAGCTGGAGCGGGAGCGCgtggagctggagaagctgcgGCAGCTgcggctgcaggaggagctggagcggGAGCGTGCGGAGCTGCAGCGGCACCGGGAGAAAGAGCAGCTGCTGGTGCagcgggagctgcaggagctgcagtgCATCAAGCAgcaggtgctgcagcagcagcaggaggagcggCACGCACAGCTGGCGCTGCAGCGCGAGCAGCTCGCCCAGCAGCGCCTCCAGCTCGAGCACATCCaccagctccagcaccagctgcagcagcagctggaggagcagaagcGGCAGAAGAGCGTCTTCCCTGCGcccgccgagccccccgcccgcccgcccgagGGGCCCGCCGAGGCACCGCGAGGCCTGCCGCACAACGGGCAGGCATGGCCCCCGCCCAGCCaggtcccgccggaggggcccgCTGGGCCCCGCTACCCCCTGCCACAGCGGCCGCTCAGCAGCTCGGCCTCAGACATGTCGCTGCAAGCTGAGGAGCCCTGGGAGCCTGGCCGGGGCATCAAGAAGAGGAACTCGATGCCACGGCTGCGGGACACCTACGAGAAGGAGGTGGCACGGGAAGCCTTCACGGTGAGGAAGACGGCGGACAGCAGCGTGCAGACGGACGAGGAGGACGGTGAGGAGCGGTACCTGCTgtcgcggcggcggcgggctcgGCGCAGCACCGACTGCAGCGTGCAGACAGATGAGGAGGACAGCGGGGAGTGGGAGCAGCCCGTGCGCCGCCGGCGCTCCCGGACCTCGCGGCATGCCGAGGCCGGTGCTGAGGGCAAGCCGGAGGGGATGGCCCGCGGCACGGCTAGCGTGGGCATCCAGACCATCAGCGACTGCTCGGTGCAGACGGAACCCGACCAGCTCCTTCGCGTCTCCCCCTCCATCCACATCACCACCCATGACCCCCGGGTGGAAATCGTGAAGTACATCTCGGCCCCAGAGAAGACGCAGCGGGGCGAGAGCCTGGCCTGCCAGACGGAGCCAGAGCCAGCCCCTCAGCCCGGTGTCGTGGTCCCCCAGCTGACGGTGCCCACCACCATCCCGCCCTACTCCACCAACATCCAAATGGTGAGCACGGGCCCTCTGGACCCCCACGCCGTCCGGCAGCAGACCCTGGGCAAGTTTGAGAAGAAGAAGCCGGATCCCCTGGAAATCGGCTACCAGTCCCATCTGCCAGCTGAGTCCCTCTCCCAGCTGGTGACTCGCCAGCCGCCCCGCTCTCCTCAGGTCCTCTACTCGCCCGtctcccccctgtccccccaccgCCTCCTGGAGTCCTCCTTCGCCACCAGTGAGCGGCTGAACAAGGCTCACGTCCCCCCACAGAAGCACTTCACCACCGACTCGGCCCAGCGCCAGCAGACACTGCCGCGTCCCATCAAGACCATGCAGCGCTCCCTCTCTGACCCCAAGCCAATCAGCCCCACTGCCGAGGAGGCCGGCAAGGACAGGTTCTCCCTCTACCAGCACCCACTGCTCCCTGGCGCCCAG gtgggGGGGCTGCAGTCAAGCCCGCTGGCGCGCAAGGTGAAGCGGACTCTGCCCAGCCCTCCACCCGAGGAGCCCCACGTCCCCCTGGCCAGCCCAGCCACCCCCCAGCTCTACCTGAGCAGCCTGGCCCCCAAGGCCACTGCGCCGGTCACCAAGGCCAGCCTGCTGAAGGAGCTGGACCGCGACCTGAGGCTGGTGGAGCATGAGGCCACCAAGCTGCGGAagaagcaggcagagctggacGAGGAGGAGAAAGAGATCGATGCCAAGCTGAAGTACCTGGAGCTGGGCATCACCCAGCGCAAGGAGTCGCTGCTGAAGGAGCGGGGGAGCGGGCGGGACCACCCCTACCTGCGCTGTGCCGGGGACCGCCGCGACTACCTGTCCGACAGCGAGCTGCACAGCCTGCGCCTCGCCGCCTACGACAGTGCCAGCCTGCGCCCCGCACCCGCCAGGCAGTACCCCGACTtcgccgccaccgccgcctccTATGGCGCCTACCCGTACCCCACCCCGCAGGGCCCTGCCGCCTTCCCGCCAGCacgcctgcagcccccccagtaCCCTGCAGCCAGCACCTCCCAGGATGACTtgccggcggccccgctgcccgccttTGCCTCACCCGGCACCTTCCAAGCCCCCGGTGCCCCATACCCGGAGCTGGGCACTCCAAGCCAGCCGGGCTTCCGGCCCCAAAACCCTTACCAAGCCCCGAGCGCCTTCGCCGGGGTGGCTACCATGCCGgcggcacagcctgccctcttcCAGAGCCCGGCAGACATAGCTGGTGGGCACCAGAAGCCGCGGCAGACCTCGCTGGCCGACCTGGAGCAGAAGATCCCCACCAACTACGAGGTCATCGGTGTGGCCACCAGCTCCTCTGCCGTTCCCGATGTCACCTTCAGCACCGTGCCGGCAAGCGGCGGCTACGAGCAGTACAAGGCACCCGAGGCCCGGCCGGCCGAGAGAGTCAGCGTGGCACAGGGCCCCTCAGCCAGCTTCTCTTCCGAGTCCCTCTACACCAGCCTGGAGCAGAACATCCCCCGTAACTATGTGATGATCGAGGACATCAGCGAGCTTACCAAGGACAGCCCAGCGGTGGAGGGGCCGAAAGCAGAGCTGGTGGGCACAGGCACTGACAGCCGCCACAGCAGAGAGAAGAGTGACCTGGGGGACACTGAGGGCTCCAACCGGCCCTGCTGCTACACCAAAGCTGAGGAGGAGTCTGAGGAAGATGTCTATGACCACCATGGCCCTGACCATCGAGGGAAGAACAGCTACCACCGGGGCATGGAGAGCAATGGCAGGGTGTCAGGGAGCTCCAGTGGCTCATCCTACTACTATGGGGACAGCGAGTACCGGCACTCCTCACGGGTGGACAAGCACAGCTCCGGCATGGCGCTACCGAAGCATTCGTCCAAAAACCTGGCGCCTGCCGTCGTCTCCTCAAAGCGCAGCAAGCACAGGAAGCAGGGCATGGAGCAGAAGATCTCCAAGTTCTCCCCCATTGAAGAAGCCAAAGACGTGGAGTCAGACCTGGCCTCCTATGCAGCCACGACCTCAGTTGGCAGCAGCAACGTGGCCTCCAGGGCCAAGAAGCTACAGGAAGAGATCACCTACGGCCTGAAGAAGAATGTCTATGAGCAGCAGAAGTACTACGGAGTCTCCAGCCGGGATCTGGTGGATGAGGAGGAGCGGGTCTACTCTGGCAGCAGCAGAACCCGCTCCTCTGGCTACGGGGTGGAAAAGCCCTCTGGCCGGGAGGCGGGCAGTCGGAGCAAGTCCTATGAGCGGGAGGGTGTGGAGCGCTCCCAGAAAGGTGGCTCCAAGCCCTCGTCCCTCAGCATGAGTCAGAGCCGCGGGCGGGCACCCATCCGCACACAGCCCTCGGAGGAGGAGAGCCCCGTCAGCCCCCTGGGGAAGGCAGTGGGGGGGTCGCGTGCCGCAGGGGGGCCTGGCCCACAGTCGGCGGGGGACCCCTGCTCCCAGTTCTGCTCCAGCCACTCGTTGCCTGATGTGCAAAAGCACATCAAAGACGTGCCAAGGAGTCACTCGTACAAGCACGAGGAGGGCTACGGCATGGACGATGCCCATTGCGTTGTCTCGGACAGCGAAG CCTATCATTTGGGTCAGGAGGAGACAGACTGGTTTGATAAGCCCagggaggcacgggcggagaggGTCAGGCACTACGGTGGCCACTCTTCCTCACAGAAGAGACCCCCAGTTAAGCACACCTACCACGACTATGACGAGCCCCCCGACGAGGACCCGTGGCAGCACGACGACTACCCCCAGCACCGTGAGCACCGGCACCATGGGGAGTACGGCCGCCACGCCGGCACCTCCCGGCACGCCGGCGACGAGCCCCCGCGCCGCTCGGCCAAGCAGCACCCACGAGAGCCCGGTCGCCACGAGCCCCGTGGCCACGGGCCACCAGCTGCCCCCAAGAAAGCGCAGCAGCCCGAGGCCCGCGCGCCCGTGCCCTACAGCCCCGGCTCCGCTGAGTATGCCCCGCCATCCCGCCCCGCTGCTCACCACCATGGCGCCGAGACCCCCAAGGTGCAGAAGCCTCCCCAGCCACACGGGTCGGCCACCCCAGCACCGAAGCCGGAGCCCCTTGCACACCCACAGCAGCCATcggccaggcagcagcaggcagggcagcaggcagcgcggcagcagccagcagcacgGCAGGCTGCCCAGCCGGCGGGCTCGGCGCAGCCTGAGACCAGGGGCAGAACGCAGGGACCCCCCTCGTCTCGGCcaccgcagcagcagcagctggggccCGCCCAGGCGGCGGGGAAGGCACCGGCCACGCTCCATGCACAACCGGGTGGGCACCCAGCGCCGGCG CCGAAAGCGGAGCAGACAGACACATCCAAACCCGCAGCAAAAGtgccacagcagccagggagagTGCCCGCGGCGCAGCCCCTGGGCGCAGCAG ACAGCAAGGCCGGTCCGAGGGCGGCCGGACTGCGTGGTCCCACCAGCATGGCCAcggggcagcccgggggggaaggagagagcgTTTTCTCCAAAAtcctgccggggggggcagcggaaCAAGCAGGCAAACTGACTGAAG CGGTGTCGGCTTTTGGCAAGAAGTTCACTTCGTTCTGGTGA